Genomic window (Neurospora crassa OR74A linkage group VI, whole genome shotgun sequence):
GTGTTTGCCGCCTTCCAAGCTTTCAACGTACAAGACCGTCACAGGCTAGCTTTGGTTACCGAAGATCTTCTCCAGACAGACTTCTCTGCCTTTAGCTTGGTATTCTTGGGGTGGGACAAACTGGGCAAACTAAGGCGGATTTTACTTGCTGCTCTGACAAGGTGAGCAGTTCATGATTTTGGATCCCGAGTCATTATTCCACAACTGTCCAGCATGCTAATGTAGAGATGGCTTCTCGATAGGTGTGATCTCGGAAACGAGCAGACTCAGGTGGCTCTTTTCCTACGGGCCCTTGATGCGATCAGGACCAAGACGTCGGACTTCGAGACGTTTGGACAAGTTCTGGGAGAGTGGTACAAGGTACTCGGAAGGTTATGCCAGGAGACTGGTTTGCCCTCTTCTGTCCAAGAGCTCATTTGCAGTCTGGTGGTTGCACCGCTTGATGTACCCCACGATTTAGGTGTGTACCATTTGTTGGGATTCTCCCCATCGTACAAGAAAGCTTCTTTGACTAACTGTGGCCGTCCGTTTTTATGTAGACTTCAAACATACAGCCTACCAAAACTTGGTTGTTTCTTTTCTGACACAGCCCGGCCCGGCGCGATGCTCGGACCTGATTACGAGACTAGCCGCCAACATAGACCTAGATCGGCTGTCAAATTATATCATTGACCTCTCGCATAAGCTTTCAAAGCATGACCCGAACGCTGTCCTCTGGCTTATCGCACACTACATTGCGATCAATGGGGCGAAGGAACAACGAAGCTCAAGGCTTCTTTTCATCAAGACCCTAGAATCACTCTTCCCTCTGTGCTCAGCCCAGATAAGGGCGGGTTTTGCCGTTGCTCGACCAAAGGACACGGGTTACTTTGCGGAAGCCGAGCAAGATGGATCCGACGTTCTGCATCCCTTTGTGCGACAACAGCTTCAGTCGCTAGTTGATAAAGGAGCCATCCAAGACCTTCTAAGCGCTTTTACCGCGTAAGTGTTCCTTCGCCTGCTGCTCATTTCAAGCGCTAACAACCTTAGAACTACCGGGGAAACCTCTACTTCGGCGGATGACGACGCCAGTTACCTCGCTGGTTTCATCCTGACTTTGATCAACTGCTTTCCTGCTTTTAGCGAGGACATTCGCATGTTCCTCTATGTGGCTGACATCTCCACTGCCCAAGGCCGTATTCCAACGGCCAAGTACTTCTGGAGTGCTACACAAAAGACGTCCGTGTTCTCAGAGATTGCGTCCAGCCAGGACTCCACGCTAGACTTTCTTCGACGCAAACCGTCATCACCAGCTGCCGAGGCGGTGTGGCATCGAGAATGGAAAACTGTTCTTCTGTTCCTTGAATCGTACATCTTCGTTTTGCGGCTCATGGACGACGATGATTTCTTCAGCACTTTAAACCCCCATCCTAACTTCGGCGGCCCTTCCTCTCGACTACGTCTGGCGGGAATGTCGCTGAGCGAACTGAAGCGCTTGACACAATTTCTCAAGCACCTCAGTTTCACAATGTACTACAATGCTAAGGAGCTACTGACAAACAGCCCTTGGGCCGAGACGCCCAACTCGAATCGCCCTAGAGGCGATGGCGGTCAAGCTTCCAAAAATGatagcttccttcctcctgcCGGAGTTGATTTCACTACGCTCAGAGACTTAGCAACGACAGCCATGAAGATGCTTTACGAACGGGACTCGAGACGACCATTTTTGCCCGAAGGCCACTGGCTGATGACATCCAAGTTCGACATGGAAGGGTTCCTTGCGGCTGTGGTTCTTGAAGAGCAGAGACAACACGAGCTGAGCAATACCGAAGATGGTGCCGACAGCTCCGAGGATGATCAACAGGAATGGTCTCACTACGCACATCTTGAGAGGCTCAGGCAGAAGAATAGGAAGGCCGCCCGCAACCACTTATTGTCTGCAATCACCCCGAAGCTTGAGATTCTGCGCAATATGCCTTTTGCTATCCCATTTGAGACGCGCGTTCAAATCTTCCGACAGTTCATCCAACTGGATAAGCAGCGCAGACGTGGAGGAGATGGCGATCCAGACATGTGGAGAGCTCATATGCTACGCAATGGCTTTGGTGCCCAGCACCCCCTGGGTAAACACACGGCTCGGATCCGAAGAGGTCGAGTTTTTGAGGATGCCATGAAACAGCTTTGGGAGTTGGGCGAAGGACTCAAAGAGCCGATCCAGGTTACGTTTGAGGACGAATTTGGAATGCAGGAGGCGGGTatcgatggcggcggcgtcaCCAAAGAGTTCCTTGACAGCGTAACTACAGAGGCATTTACCCACACCGAACTCTTTGTCACGAACAGCAAGAACGCATACTACCCAAATCCCACCCTTATCGATCGGATCAGGAACATGCGGGTAGGAGAACCGGAAGAAACACAGCGTGCTGTAGAACAGGTGCTCAAAATGTACGAATTCCTGGGGCGAATTATCGGCAAATGCATGTACGAGGGGATCCTGATCGACATCGTCTTCGccggcttcttcctcctcaaatGGGCCACCGCCAACGACACCCCAGGCGGCGGTAGCAACCCCCTagcatcatcctcctccaccaccgccggctACCGCGCCAACATCAACGACCTGCGCGAACTCGACGAGGAGCTCTACCAAGGCATGCTAAGCCTCAAAAACTACACGGGCGACGTGCAAACCGACCTAGCTCTCGACTTCACCATTACCGACCCCATCAACTCACCCGGCGAACCCACCCGCACCATCATCCGCCCGCTAATCCCCCACGGCGACTCGACGCCCGTCACCAACGAGAACCGCCCCCTCTACATCTCCTACGTTGCCCGCCACCGCCTCGTCCGCCAACCCTACCCGCAAACGCGCGCTTTCCTGCGCGGTTTAGGCTCCGTCATCGACCCCAGCTGGCTCTCCATGTTCAACCAACTCGAGCTCCAACGCCTCGTCGGCGGCGACAGCTCCGAAATCGACGTTGAAGATCTCCGTCGCAACACGCACTACAACGGGGTGTACCAGATCGGTCTTGATGGGGAGGAGCACCCCACCATTCAGATCTTTTGGGAGGTGATGCATGAGCTGAAGgacgaggagaggagggaggtccTGAAATATGTGACGTCAACGCCGAGAGCGCCGCTGTTGGGGTTTGGTCAGTTGAGGCCCTATTTCACGATCAGGGATGCCGGGCAGGATGAGGACCGGTTGCCGAGTGCGAGTACGTGTGTGAATTTGCTCAAGCTGCCGCAGTATCGGAGTAAGGGGAGACTGAAGGAGAAACTGCTGTATGCGGTGAAGAGTGGGGCTGGGTTTAATTTGAGTTAAGGAGGCCAAATCATTTAGGGCTGCGGTTATGGGGTTGAATAGTACAGAAGAGCGTGAGGATCTGCGGTTGACAAGATGGGATtgaatgggatgggatgtTGTTAGGTTTGGCGTTCAGACGGTTTTCTTGTCTCAAGTCTTGTTTGAGACTAAAAGCATTAAAGCAGCTGATAATTCATTCATTCACTTGAAGCCAAATTGACTGATTGCTACTTCCTACTTGATTAAGTGTATATTCGATCATCTTTCTCCATCGTTGTAGTTAAAGCCCAAAGCAATGATTAACATCTACTTCACGCACATACATAACTGGGTAGTACAGAGGGACGACAGACAGGCACATCATCAAGCTGTGCCGCATATAGCCTGTGTACTTACTCTATCGCGACAGAGACAATCGTCCTGTTAGTTCCCTGCGCTGCGCATGCTCAGACAAACAAACAATTGACaacccaaccaccacaacgTCCATTTAAAACCTTCGCGACCGAAAGGAGGGGGCAAGTAAAGTGGTGTACATAGTAGTGACAAATCATGTGTATGGCTCTACATTACATACTTATCTACCCAGGAtgcgtatatatatatatatataaatatccgAGAGGACTCGAAGTCCGAGCCATGGGCCGGCCACATTGATCACCATGACCCCATCTCATATATTTATTGGAAAGTAAGTCAGCTCTCATTTGTTgggtcaccaccaccaccaccaccaccaccaccacactccCCAATTGGGTTATAACATTTCGTCGCACGTCTGACATAACCACCGACACCACGATTCAGTTTTTGGAAATCCTTTCTTGAactcccctttttcttcttcttttccttcttacatttttcttttggttggtaaaaaaaaatcaaaaaaaaatcgaAATACAAGAATAAGACAAAGAAGGTTGGATGAGAAAAATGGTTTTTCTacgaataaaaaaaagtgaaaGGGCTAgcccgaccgaccgaccgaccgaccgattGACCGACCATAACCTCTTTAATACCATCAAGgtatcgaagaagaagaagaaagaactACATCAAGACTCCTTGGTAAACACCCGCCTGCTTACTGACATAGCCTAAGCTTGCTACAAACGAAAACCGTTCACATCCCCCGCCCTCCTTTTTCGTgtgatccatccatctcaatCCAGTTCAACATTGTCCAACGCCTCATTAATAaacttctcctccttctcgcccCCTTCTATCGACTCCCCATCGTCACTCCCCGCACTCgaccccggccccggcccctCGCTATCATCCGTCTCCGGCGGTGTGTCCAAAcccgtcgtcgtccttgCTGGCGCGTTCATTCTCCGCTTCAACATACACATCTCGACGTTGATCCCCGGTCCGAACGCGCAACCGACGACATACTCCTTTACTTTGCCGCCGGGCGCCAGTGCATCCATGTCCTTTTCCCTGAGCCGGTTGAGAACGCTGAAGATGGTTGCGGAGCTCGAGTTGCCGTGGTTGATGTACCTGTCGTAGGAGGCGCGCATGTGCTCTGGTGTCAAACCCATGGCGCTTTCGGCGCCGGACAGGATGGTGGCGCCGCCGGGGTGCATTGCCCAGTCGAAATCGGCAGGTTTCTGGTACGACGAAGGGAGTTGGTCTTGGAGAGAGGATAGGAGGTCGGCGTAGGTTGGTTGGAGGGAGGCTTTGGCTAGTACTGGGACTCGGGGCGACAAGACGACTTTCCACCCCATTGGGTCGACGTCGAAGCCGAGGTCGTGTTCGGAGTCCGGGATCACGCGGTTTTCCCAACCCAAGAGGTCGTAGATCGCGGGCTTGCCCGGTGCCTCGCCGATGCCGTTGGACAGGATCACGGCGCTAGCGCAGTCGCTGAACAAGGCGATGCCAATGCGCGTTTCTTGCAAAGCGTCGATGCTTTCTAGCTCGCTGCGGACCATGGTCGTGGAGACTTCGAGCGCGAGGACCAGAATCCGGGCTGGCTTGCCGCGCGCTGTGTGGCCCAGACAGAGATTCGCCGCTGTGCGAAGGGCGGCGAGACCACCACTGCAGCCGATGCCGTGGAGGAGGACCTTCTCCAGGCGGTCACTGAGACCGAGCTCTTTTGCGACGTAATGGTCGTAGCCCGGGTTGGCCGAGTCGGTGCATGTCGTCGAGACCATGTGTGTGATCTGAGCCGGTACTAGCCGCGCTTCGGCCATAGCCTTTCGCGAGGCTTCTACAGCAAGAGGGACACCATCGGACATGAAGACCTCATGAAGTTCTTTGACGGTAGGTGGGTTGGGCTTGTTCACGAGCGGGTGGTCAGGGTTTCCTATCGAGGAGCGCTGATCAATGCCCGTGTATCGGTTGATGGCGAGGACCTTCTTCATGCTGTTGCAGAGCGAAATCAGTAGCTATTTGACAAGCACGAAGCACGAAAAGACCAAGATAGCTTACGCTGGGGACTCTGGGTGGTATCTCTTGCTGAGAATGTCGATAGCGTCTGGACCAAGGCTGTATGGAGGATACTGGACTCCCAAGCCCGTGATGGAGAGCCCCAGCTCCCCGGCAACAGTTGAAGCAGCCATTGTTGGTGATTTGGATGAATTGTTGGAGAGAAAGAGCCGTGGTTGTCCAATAGGTGTCTTCTCTAGTATTGGGAATCAACTAATTTTGTGATTTAGTTTCTTGGGGTCTtctctttgttgttgtaggtTGGTGGCCAGGAACTGGGCGCAAGACTGTTTATCTATGTGACGGCGGGGTAGAAGCGAGAGTTACAGTTGAAATATTCCCTGGCAATGACACACAGTGTTGTATCGCAACTGCACCAATGTATCTCTAGTTCTCTCGGGGACAAACGAAGCTCACACGAGTTGAATTACCGGTCAATTGGGTATGGGATTTTGAGCAAGGTCTCTCTCAATGCAGTGTGATGAACCTAGTAGACATCGATGGGAATTGTCAGTTTTATGTGGTCCAACAGCAAAAGCAAGATCGATTGTGTGACCACAGCCCCCGATTTGTCTCGATTGCCATAACAGGATAGCTTGAAGCTCCTCCGTATCCTTGCCTCGGATCCTGGTCCACTGCCGTGGTTCGCGATTGTTTACCTCATTGCCTGGGGAAGCGCTTTGTCTGGACTCTGCGATGGAAAATCGGGTGGGGTTGCTATTCAGTTCTCAAACGCCGCGCCGGATGGAGCTCCGTCAATCACAGGGCAGCGAATGTGCTTCGTTCCCTGTATCAAGGCGATTGCAACTGTACCTGCAGATCTCCGCCCGCACAGTGATCTCGCGATGGTCAACACCGCGGATGGGGGGCTGGCcgggaggttgaggagggagaagtgATAGGTAGTTCGTTAGGAATAAAAAGTCAAGCACGTGTCAAGTTGAACGCGAGGGGCAAAGCCTTCAACAGGAGCAATGGATGAACTACCTGGGGCTGTTAGTGGTGCACAATTATGTTGATCTCATCCAAAGCTGTCCAAAATGGAACTGGAAGGCAGGATACTGTAGAGCCCCGCACTTTCCAGATGCCCGCTCATGGAGATTCCTTTTGTTCAACAACGAAttgatcttcttcttaatttgAGAGATGCCCATCATGTTCAAGAACCTGTGCTCCAGACTGTTCCATGAGGTCGCATTTCAAGGATTTCTGAGCAAGACCATGGTGTTTCATGGGGTAGAACATGTCTTGCTCCGTGCGGACAACACGTTTGAGAGTCAAGATTGAAGAAGGTTGATAACGTGCGGATAAAACGACGCTATTCCCAATTTAATCTGATCCCGGCCGCGAGACGTCATGACTTTGGTTCTCCGGATCTTCTGACCTGCAAAACATCGACTGGGGTGAATATTGAGTGGTTCATGCTCTTGGTATGTACTAGCTTCCTCTTGCAAGATGCTAGGTTCAGTCTGTATCACAAATCTCAGAGGGTGATCGGGCATTCCGTGCAGGATCCTTATCAATGTTGCGGCAGGATGTCCATGCATGTGTCGAATGACAAGGGACCGTGGTAAGCTGGAGGTCGAACGATGCATCGTATGGGATTCTTGGGAGGCGTTGATGGTGCAAAGATTGGAGCTCCGTAGAAAAATAAATTCCGCCTCATACTTTGAGACAATGCTTCATGCTCCGAGGGGAGCAGGACATCAACATGCCAGGTAACAAACGCCATCCGATTATGGTAGGGCACACTGCAGACTGCGCAGGCACAAGAACGGATGAACAACCATCCCATCCGGGTGCATGCGGGGAATTTGGAGCGGCCCACGGCCCCCAGACCGGGATAAGGCGGGTGGGGGAGCGCCTCGATCCGCTCCTCCGGGGTTCGGAACCCCAAGTCCTCGGGCCGGAGACATGAAACCGAATCATGGCATGGGTGATGATCCACACATTGGTCACGCATCATTCATTCCCAGTCAGACTCACATGTCAGGGTCATAGAGTCGTGCCCTCGCTCGTCTGGAAACTCACCAGTCTAAACCATCAATCACAACCTTTGCGGAGTAAGCACCAGGAAGCAAAGGCCCGTAGCGCGAGGCATTCGACAGGAAAAGAACGGCTTCATCAACGAGACCGAAATTGACCAATGGTCAAAGGCATCAacaataaaataaatctgTTCGTGAAAGCTGCCACATTAACCACAAACATAGTACCGATGAAACGAGTCAAACAAATTACGCGTGCTGTTGTCCCAGTAAATCACCCAAAAGATAtatccatcttcatcattgAACATTGAACCTCCCATCATCTCATCGTAGATCAACAAGACCccattttcctcctcctcatgcGTAGCAGtgtctcttcttcatcatcatgtcGAATCTGCCCTCTAAGCAGTCTTCTTCCACTGGGTGTAAATGCCGAGTAGAGAGCTGAGAGTACCAGCAAGACCGACGATGCCATCATCGAAGTTGACCCAGGCAAGGGCCGACAAGGGAACAGTCAAGTCGCAAAGGTCCGAAGTGAGCTGGATGCGGCTGGCGGCGCGCTCGCTATAACATTCGCAAAAGTATCGTTAATATCATGTCTCTCAGGCGCATTATCGCAAGTAACAAAAACATAGGGGagccaggggggggggggagcaCTTACACCTCAATCCTCTTGGCCTCCACCAcaccctcgccctccttgCGATCAACCCGTGCCTCCCTCTGCCTCAACCTCCACAGCGTGTACGCCTGTGCAATCACACTGCAGCTCAATCCCATAACCCAGAACCTCTGGCTTTCCCTCGCCAGCCTCTTGGCGCTCTCCGTCTTGCGAATCCCCGTCGCATCCAGCAAGGTACCCAGATCAAACGTCAAATAACCCGCATAACCGAGCTGGCGGCCGACCGCCAGGTACCGCAGAATGGGATCGCCGTTCTTGCTGtcggccgccaccgccgcggCCTTGATGTGCTCGACGTTCTTGCCCGCGCGCATGACCTTGCGCACCAGGCCAAACtgcttcttcatcgtctCCCATGGCTGGATCGCCGAGGCGGGCTTGTTGGTGCGAAGCAGGTACCAGGCGTAGAAGCGGGCAAAGTACTGCAAGAGACGCAGGAGCTTGTCGCGGCCGACCGTGGTGGCGACGAATTTGAGGTAGTGCGAGACCGCGGGGTGGTAGACGAGGGCGTCGGCGAccatttttttctctctctaaGTTATAGTTTGGGGATGTGAATTGGACGGTTTACGCGGGTGTTTGGAATtggtggtttgtttgtttgtttattTGTTTGTCGTGGAGGTtgggttgaagttgaatgTTCCGGATCGGAAGAGGGTCGGATGTCGCGGCGGGTTGTTGTTATTCAGGTACAAGTCAGGTTATAGTCTAGATAGCTGAAGTTAGATGAGCTGAGCTGGCGGTCAGACTTTCCCCAAGTTACGCTTTCAGAGGGGGGTTTTGGGTTAGGTTGACCTTTGGGGTTTGTATCACGGTAATTGATCACGAATTCAGTTGGCAAACAGGTTCACGAACAGCGCAAGTCGCACTTTGACTTTGAAATTCAAACAGAATAGCTGATCACTCACTAGTCTTTCTGGTCACTTCTTCTTGGATGCCAGCTTTGGACTGTTTCGGCTGCGACTTTGCCCAAGCGAGCACATGCCGAGGTTTCTCTAGCTTCCTCTCCGCCTTTGACTCGGGGGAGGACCCATCGGCTCTCCAAACGGCTTGGCAATTGCGTGCCAGCCGTGGAGTCATGCAAGGGTTGGCCTGTTCAAGAAGTGCCGCCATCCATTGGAGTTAAATCGGGAACGCTCCATCGCGTGCCCAAGGGCGGGGTTTTAGCGTGAGGACTGACcttcgggttagggttgttCTTGATGGTTGTCATGTTATACCGTCAACGTCGTCTTGCAATTCTCGTTACGTAGAGCCGTAATCTGGAAGGTTAATGAGTTTAGGTCAGTTTTAAAAGGTGATCTGAAGCCAAGAAAAAGTCATTCACGAATGTCATATGAATTCATGGCTTTACTGAGTTTGATGCGTTGGCCCTAGCAGGCGACTGCTTGGGATTCGTATCGAAACACCAGTCCCCACTTCTCAAAATCACCTGCACAGTACTTGTACATACAAGGAAAGtgagaggaaaaagaaatcgAGGATGAAAATAGGAAACCAAGAGAATACATTTGCCCCAAACACCGACAAAATCCAAGCATGCACAGCAAGCCGAAACTCAATTATAACCGGCTCTATAGTTTCGACGGCGCGGCAAAAAGCTTGACCTTCTCCTTGATTgtctcctcggcctctttCTCGATGCGCGCAATGAGATCCTTGCAGGTCGGGATGTCATTGATGAGACCCATAACCTGACCCGCAGTCCAGACACCATACTCGGGGTCACCGTTGATAAAGACCT
Coding sequences:
- a CDS encoding E3 ubiquitin-protein ligase translates to MFPTFTGSSRKGRNVNLSGQRTSNPFTSTSWGAGSATGASKTVAHAQAERQQRQQERDRLRAAQRIQRTWRGHRVRRTLRDEQRQAIDRLYEAQPVDAGQRSAQALPLVFAAFQAFNVQDRHRLALVTEDLLQTDFSAFSLVFLGWDKLGKLRRILLAALTRCDLGNEQTQVALFLRALDAIRTKTSDFETFGQVLGEWYKVLGRLCQETGLPSSVQELICSLVVAPLDVPHDLDFKHTAYQNLVVSFLTQPGPARCSDLITRLAANIDLDRLSNYIIDLSHKLSKHDPNAVLWLIAHYIAINGAKEQRSSRLLFIKTLESLFPLCSAQIRAGFAVARPKDTGYFAEAEQDGSDVLHPFVRQQLQSLVDKGAIQDLLSAFTATTGETSTSADDDASYLAGFILTLINCFPAFSEDIRMFLYVADISTAQGRIPTAKYFWSATQKTSVFSEIASSQDSTLDFLRRKPSSPAAEAVWHREWKTVLLFLESYIFVLRLMDDDDFFSTLNPHPNFGGPSSRLRLAGMSLSELKRLTQFLKHLSFTMYYNAKELLTNSPWAETPNSNRPRGDGGQASKNDSFLPPAGVDFTTLRDLATTAMKMLYERDSRRPFLPEGHWLMTSKFDMEGFLAAVVLEEQRQHELSNTEDGADSSEDDQQEWSHYAHLERLRQKNRKAARNHLLSAITPKLEILRNMPFAIPFETRVQIFRQFIQLDKQRRRGGDGDPDMWRAHMLRNGFGAQHPLGKHTARIRRGRVFEDAMKQLWELGEGLKEPIQVTFEDEFGMQEAGIDGGGVTKEFLDSVTTEAFTHTELFVTNSKNAYYPNPTLIDRIRNMRVGEPEETQRAVEQVLKMYEFLGRIIGKCMYEGILIDIVFAGFFLLKWATANDTPGGGSNPLASSSSTTAGYRANINDLRELDEELYQGMLSLKNYTGDVQTDLALDFTITDPINSPGEPTRTIIRPLIPHGDSTPVTNENRPLYISYVARHRLVRQPYPQTRAFLRGLGSVIDPSWLSMFNQLELQRLVGGDSSEIDVEDLRRNTHYNGVYQIGLDGEEHPTIQIFWEVMHELKDEERREVLKYVTSTPRAPLLGFGQLRPYFTIRDAGQDEDRLPSASTCVNLLKLPQYRSKGRLKEKLLYAVKSGAGFNLS
- the csy gene encoding chalcone synthase, whose amino-acid sequence is MAASTVAGELGLSITGLGVQYPPYSLGPDAIDILSKRYHPESPAMKKVLAINRYTGIDQRSSIGNPDHPLVNKPNPPTVKELHEVFMSDGVPLAVEASRKAMAEARLVPAQITHMVSTTCTDSANPGYDHYVAKELGLSDRLEKVLLHGIGCSGGLAALRTAANLCLGHTARGKPARILVLALEVSTTMVRSELESIDALQETRIGIALFSDCASAVILSNGIGEAPGKPAIYDLLGWENRVIPDSEHDLGFDVDPMGWKVVLSPRVPVLAKASLQPTYADLLSSLQDQLPSSYQKPADFDWAMHPGGATILSGAESAMGLTPEHMRASYDRYINHGNSSSATIFSVLNRLREKDMDALAPGGKVKEYVVGCAFGPGINVEMCMLKRRMNAPARTTTGLDTPPETDDSEGPGPGSSAGSDDGESIEGGEKEEKFINEALDNVELD
- the pex11 gene encoding peroxisomal biogenesis factor; translated protein: MVADALVYHPAVSHYLKFVATTVGRDKLLRLLQYFARFYAWYLLRTNKPASAIQPWETMKKQFGLVRKVMRAGKNVEHIKAAAVAADSKNGDPILRYLAVGRQLGYAGYLTFDLGTLLDATGIRKTESAKRLARESQRFWVMGLSCSVIAQAYTLWRLRQREARVDRKEGEGVVEAKRIEVERAASRIQLTSDLCDLTVPLSALAWVNFDDGIVGLAGTLSSLLGIYTQWKKTA